In Rhodothermales bacterium, the DNA window TCGTGGGCCCCCTCAGTGCATACGGCATCGATGCCGGAGACATCGACGGCAACGGCACGCTCGAACTCATAGGCGCAGGACGCGGCTATGACGGACAGGACTACGATGCCGGAAGAAAGCCAAAATATCTTCGCATCGCGGAGTGGATCGGCAGTCAGGGCGGGGATCCTGAAGACCCCGCAAACTACAGGCTCAGCGAGGTCGAGTTTGATATTACTCCTTACGACACGCTCTTCAACGTCGTCGTTTGCGACTCCGCCGGTACGATCACGGTGTACCATGAGAACGCCGGCGACTTTGGTGCCTTCCCAACGAACCGCCCGGAAGAGATTTCTCCGACTAGCGTTTCCTTCCTCGGCGATGCAGATGGAGATGGCATGATCGAGGTGGCCGTCGGGTTCTACGGAATCAACGATTCACTTGCGACGATTGACCAGGTCTGGGATGGCGGCGCAGGGTTCTACCGCCGCAGTGTTCGCAGCAGGGTGGCCGCCCAACAACGGCCCGTGTTCAGAATATTCGAGCTCACCGAGTCTTTCGGTGTGAATACGGAAGCGCGGATCGTCTTGCCGACCGACTATCATCTCTCGTCGAACTATCCGAACCCGTTCAATCCGTCGACGCAATTTAGCTTCACGCTGCCGATCGACAAGACGGTTAGTGTACGGGTCTTCGACGTTGCCGGGCGCCTGGTCAGAACGCTTGTCGACGGACAGCGACTTCCGGCGGGCACGCATACCGCCACGTGGGACGGTCTGGGTGACGGGGGTATGCCTGTTGCCAGCGGTTCGTACGTGTACACGCTGCAGTATGGCAATTTTCGACTGGCTCGGAAGATGACTCTGCTGAAGTAACCCGGGTGCCACGATAACAGAAGAATATGGTCAGCGCTACTCGGGTTCAGCCATCCTCTGGCCGCATAGACTCGATAGACGTCCTGCGTGGTATCACGATTCTCGTGATGCTCTTCGTCAACGACGTGGCGGGCGTCGCGGGAACTCCCGCCTGGATGCTGCACATCCAGCCGCCGGACGCAGACGGAATGACGTTCGTGGATATCGTCTTCCCTGCCTTCTTGTTCATCGTCGGCATGGCGATCCCGTTCGCTATCGGTCGCCGGCTGGAGCGCGGTGAGGCCATCTGGGACGTGTGGAAGCACATCCTGATCCGTACGGCCGGACTGCTCGTGATCGGCGTTTTCATGGTCAACGCGTCGTCCATGTCCGACGAAGCGTTCCCGGGGCGACACGTATGGACGTTGCTGATGTATGCCGGGGTGATCCTCGTATGGAATCGTCCGCCGTCCGATCGCGCGCCCGGCCGAAACGTGCAACTCACGATGCGATGGGCGGGTGTGCTGCTGCTGATTGCGCTGGCTGTCCTTTTTCGTGGGTCTGGCGACCCGGGACTGATCGAACTCAGGCCCCGGTGGTGGGGTATTCTCGGCTTGATCGGGTGGTCTTACCTCGTCGCGTGCATGGCCTACATCGCGCTGCGCCGGTCGCACGTTGGAATGCTCGGCGTGATGGGGTTGCTCTATTGCCTCTACTTCGCCGACAAGG includes these proteins:
- a CDS encoding T9SS type A sorting domain-containing protein: VGPLSAYGIDAGDIDGNGTLELIGAGRGYDGQDYDAGRKPKYLRIAEWIGSQGGDPEDPANYRLSEVEFDITPYDTLFNVVVCDSAGTITVYHENAGDFGAFPTNRPEEISPTSVSFLGDADGDGMIEVAVGFYGINDSLATIDQVWDGGAGFYRRSVRSRVAAQQRPVFRIFELTESFGVNTEARIVLPTDYHLSSNYPNPFNPSTQFSFTLPIDKTVSVRVFDVAGRLVRTLVDGQRLPAGTHTATWDGLGDGGMPVASGSYVYTLQYGNFRLARKMTLLK
- a CDS encoding DUF5009 domain-containing protein — encoded protein: MVSATRVQPSSGRIDSIDVLRGITILVMLFVNDVAGVAGTPAWMLHIQPPDADGMTFVDIVFPAFLFIVGMAIPFAIGRRLERGEAIWDVWKHILIRTAGLLVIGVFMVNASSMSDEAFPGRHVWTLLMYAGVILVWNRPPSDRAPGRNVQLTMRWAGVLLLIALAVLFRGSGDPGLIELRPRWWGILGLIGWSYLVACMAYIALRRSHVGMLGVMGLLYCLYFADKAGLFEGLAWLTQWVNIGGTLGSHPAITVSGVVLGMILTKSSPIESDGARIKWGLLYGAGLALAGHLLHAMADIDQAFIINKIFATPPWCLWTSAITAWIWVALYWLIDVRRWNRWTIVVEPAGQNSLFAYILAPILYAAFALIDSMTGVNPYAMLGQSFAVGFWRALIFAFAMTWLAGALRHVGIRLKL